One window of Robiginitalea biformata HTCC2501 genomic DNA carries:
- a CDS encoding ankyrin repeat domain-containing protein, with the protein MDTTQFFEKIREGNLDEVKSALAADPQLLNARDQRGSTPLVLAAYYNQNEVVACLLEKGAPIDEKDGSGNTALMGVCFKGYTDTAKLLIDSGADVNARNGMGMTCLIFAVTFNQEGIARLLVENGADVNAIDARGESALDHARNQGREGLVEFLESHS; encoded by the coding sequence ATGGACACGACGCAATTCTTTGAAAAAATCCGGGAGGGCAACCTCGATGAGGTCAAAAGCGCCCTGGCTGCCGACCCACAGTTGCTCAACGCCCGGGACCAGCGGGGTTCCACGCCCCTGGTCCTTGCGGCCTACTACAACCAGAACGAGGTGGTGGCTTGCCTGCTGGAAAAGGGGGCTCCCATAGACGAAAAAGACGGCTCGGGGAATACGGCCCTGATGGGGGTTTGTTTCAAGGGTTATACGGACACGGCTAAACTGCTTATAGATTCGGGGGCAGACGTGAATGCGCGCAACGGTATGGGGATGACCTGCCTGATCTTTGCTGTGACCTTCAACCAGGAGGGGATTGCACGCCTTTTGGTGGAAAACGGGGCGGATGTCAACGCCATCGACGCCCGGGGCGAATCCGCTTTGGACCACGCCCGGAACCAGGGCCGGGAAGGCCTGGTGGAATTCCTGGAATCCCACAGCTGA
- a CDS encoding nitrilase family protein, whose product MELDIALVQTSLLWEDPPGNRARLGELLLPLRGNTDLIVLPEMFSSGFTMDPRHMEEGEAAKTLDWMREEAAAAGAALCGSLVWPQEDRFTNRFIFVEPDGKYHTYDKRHTFTLAGEDKVYARGTKNIRISYRGFAIRPQVCYDLRFPVWSRNTDDYDMLVYVANWPEARIAAWDTLLRARAIENMAFVIGVNRVGSDPNGLSYVGHSAAYDPLGKQLAYSEREEIVRVRIDREELVASRKQLRFLADRDSFTPGW is encoded by the coding sequence ATGGAATTGGACATCGCCCTGGTACAAACCTCCCTCCTCTGGGAAGACCCGCCCGGGAACCGGGCACGGCTCGGGGAGTTGCTCCTTCCCTTAAGGGGAAACACAGACCTGATTGTCCTGCCCGAAATGTTCAGCAGCGGCTTTACGATGGATCCCAGGCACATGGAGGAAGGCGAGGCGGCAAAAACCCTGGACTGGATGCGGGAAGAAGCTGCCGCAGCCGGGGCCGCCCTGTGCGGCAGTCTGGTATGGCCGCAGGAAGACCGGTTTACCAACCGGTTCATTTTCGTGGAGCCCGACGGGAAGTACCACACCTACGACAAACGCCACACGTTCACCCTCGCCGGGGAAGACAAGGTCTACGCACGGGGTACGAAAAATATCCGAATTTCCTACCGCGGGTTTGCCATCCGGCCCCAGGTGTGTTACGACCTGCGTTTCCCCGTGTGGAGCCGCAATACGGACGACTACGACATGCTGGTCTATGTAGCCAACTGGCCCGAGGCGCGCATAGCCGCCTGGGATACCCTGCTCAGGGCCCGAGCCATCGAAAACATGGCCTTTGTAATCGGGGTAAACCGGGTGGGCTCGGACCCGAACGGCCTGAGCTATGTGGGGCATTCGGCCGCTTACGATCCGCTTGGCAAGCAGCTGGCCTACTCGGAGCGTGAAGAAATCGTCAGGGTCCGGATAGACCGGGAGGAACTCGTGGCTTCCCGGAAGCAACTGCGTTTCCTGGCAGACCGGGATTCCTTTACTCCCGGATGGTGA